A region of Athene noctua chromosome 12, bAthNoc1.hap1.1, whole genome shotgun sequence DNA encodes the following proteins:
- the SKP1 gene encoding S-phase kinase-associated protein 1, with translation MPSIKLQSSDGEIFEVDVEIAKQSVTIKTMLEDLGMDDEGDDDPVPLPNVNAAILKKVIQWCTHHKDDPPPPEDDENKEKRTDDIPVWDQEFLKVDQGTLFELILAANYLDIKGLLDVTCKTVANMIKGKTPEEIRKTFNIKNDFTEEEEAQVRKENQWCEEK, from the exons ATGCCTTCAATTAAACTGCAGAGTTCAGATGGAGAAATCTTTGAAGTTGATGTTGAAATTGCAAAACAGTCTGTCACTATAAAGACTATGCTGGAAG ATTTGGGAATGGATGATGAAGGTGATGATGACCCAGTCCCTCTTCCAAACGTTAATGCAGCTATCTTAAAAAAG GTGATTCAGTGGTGCACCCATCACAAGGATGATCCACCTCCTCCAGAGGATGAtgagaacaaagaaaaaagaacagatgaCATCCCTGTATGGGATCAAGAGTTTCTGAAAGTAGACCAAGGAACACTTTTTGAACTTATCCTG gctgcaaaTTACTTGGACATCAAAGGTTTGCTTGATGTCACATGCAAGACAGTTGCAAACATGATCAAGGGGAAAACTCCAGAGGAAATTCGCAAGACGTTCAATATTAAGAATGACTtcactgaggaggaagaagcacag GTACGTAAAGAGAACCAGTGGTGTGAAGAGAAGTGA